Sequence from the Stenotrophomonas sp. 364 genome:
TGCCGGCGGTGCGCGCGCAGGGCTTCGACGAACGTTTCATCCGCCTGTGGGAGTTCTACCTGGCCTACTGCGAAGGCGGTTTCCTGGAACGCTCCATCGGCGTGTCGCACCTGCTGATGGCGCGCCCGGGCTACCGGCCTGCCGCGCCTGGCGAAGGCGGCTGAGATGGTGCGCTTCTGGGCCAACGTGATCGGCAACCAGCTGGTGTGGCTGTGCGCGGTGGTCGGCGCCGGGCACGGCCTGCGCTGGCCCGCGTTGCTGGCCGCCGGTGTGTACGTGGCCAGCCAGCTTGCGCTGTCGCCGCACCCCGGTGTTGAACTGCGCCTGCTGGGCGTGGCGCTGCTGTGCGGTCTGCTGGTGGATGGCGTGGCCGGTGGCTCGGGCTGGGTGCACTATGCGGCCGGCAATGGGCCGGCGTGGGTGGCCCCGGTGTGGATTCTGGCCTTGTGGGCGGCGTTCGCCATGACCTTGCCGGTCTCGTTTGCGGTGCTGCAGAAGCACCTGCGCATCGCCGCCCTGGTCGGGCTGCTGCTGGCACCGCTGGCCTATCTGTCGGCGGCACGTGGCTGGTCAGCGGTGGTTTTCGCTGCGCCGCGCTGGCAGGGCGTGCTGTTGCTGGGCCTGGGTTGGTCATTGGCGCTGCCGGTGCTGGCCGCGTGCGCGCGCCACTGGCAGCGCACGTCGCCCCCCCTTTCTGATACGGCGGGAGAACACGCATGAAGCTGCTGTGGTGGGTATGGCTGTATGCCGCGTTGATCATGAGCTGGGGCTGGTGGTGGCAGCGCCGTCACCAGAATATCGGCGTGGTCGATGTGCTGTGGGCCAAGGGCGTGGGCGCGTCGGCCCTCCTGCTGGCGGTGCTGGGCAGCGGCGCACCGGCACCGCGCATCGCCCTGGCGGTGCTCGGCGGGCTGTGGGGATCGCGGCTGGCGCTGCATCTGTGGCACCGCGTGCGCAGCGAACCGGAGGATGGCCGCTACCAGCACCTGCGTGCCCACTGGAACGGGCACCAGGGCAAGATCTTCGGCTTCTTCCAGTTCCAGGCGGGGCTGATCGTGCTGTTCGCGTTGCCGTTCGTTGCGGTCGCGCACAACCCCCAGCCCGATGACCTGCGCTGGATCCTGGCCGCCATCGCGGTCTGGCTGCTCAGCGTGGGCGGCGAAGCGCTGGCCGACCGCCAGCTGGCACGTTTTCGCGCCGACCCCAGCAACAAGGGCAAAACCTGCCGCGACGGGCTGTGGCGTTACTCGCGGCACCCCAACTACTTCTTTGAATGGCTGCACTGGTTCACCTACGTGCTGCTCGCCGTGCATTCGCCGCTGTGGTGGCTGGCCTGGTCCGGCCCGGTGGTGATGTACGTGTTCCTACGCTGGGTCAGCGGCATTCCCTTCACCGAGGCCCAGGCACTGCGCAGCCGTGGCGAGGACTACCGCGACTACCAGCGCACCACGCCGATGCTGTTCCCGTGGTTTCCCTCCCGCTCATCGAATACCCGCAAGGAGCCGTCCCCGTGAATGTCGCCAGTGACTACCTGCCCGCGCCCGACCACGCCCCGGGCCTGACCGGCCTGGCCGAGCGCGGCCTGCTGCCCGACGCGTTGCTGCGCCTGGGCATCCGTCGTCAATGCGAGGCGCGGCTGCGCGAGGAACTGGCGGGTGGCCAGCAGGCGCAGTCGCAGCGCTTTGCCGCGCGCATCGCCGAGCTCTCGCACAGCGCCGTGGCGCTGCACGTGGATGCGGCCAACCGCCAGCACTACGAAGTGCCGGCCGGCTTCTTTGAGCTGTGTCTGGGCAAGCGCCTGAAATACAGCAGCTGCTACTACCCCACCGGCACCGAAACACTGGACCAGGCCGAAGAGGCCATGCTGGCCCTGTACGGCCAGCGCGCCCAGCTGGCCGATGGCCAGGACATCCTGGAACTGGGCTGCGGCTGGGGCTCGCTGACCTTGTGGATGGCCGAGCATTATCCGAATGCGCGCATCACCGCCGTGTCCAACTCCAACAGCCAGCGCGAACACATCCAGGCGCAGTGCCGCCTGCGCGGGCTGAACAACGTTACCGTGCTGACCCGCGATGCCAATACGCTGGTGCTGGATGCGGCCGCGTTCGACCGTTGCGTGTCCATCGAGATGTTCGAGCACATGCGCAACTACCAGCAGCTGCTGCAGCGCATCCACGGCTGGCTGCGCCCGCAGGGCAAGTTGTTCGTGCACATCTTCGTGCACCGCACGCTGATGTACCCGTTCGAGACCGAGGGGGACGACAACTGGATGGGCCGGCACTTCTTCACCGGTGGCCTGATGCCCGCCGCCGACACGCTGCTGTGCTTCCAGCAGCACCTGCACCTGCAGCAGCGTTGGCTGCTCGACGGCACCCATTACCAGCGCACCGCCAACCATTGGCTGGCCAACCAGGACCAGCACCGCGACGCGGTGCTGGAGATCATGCGCCAGTGCTACGGCGCGCCCTCGGCAGCGTTGTGGGCGCAGCGCTGGCGCATGTTCTGGATGGCCTGCGCCGAGCTGTTCGGCTACCAGGACGGCCAGCAATGGCAGGTGGCCCACTACCTGTTCGACCGCCCGTGACCCCGCCTGCCATGAGGATCCTGCCATGTCTTACCGCGCCCTCGCTCCCCTGTTGCTGGCCAGTCTGATGCTGGGCTGCAGCGGCAATACCCGTCCCATCCCGCCCGTGGCACACGTGGATGTGCCGCGCTTCATGGGCGACTGGTATGTGATCGCCCATATCCCCAGCCGCCCCGAGCGCGAGGCGTTCGATGCGGTGGAGTCCTACGCGCTGCGCCCGGATGGACGCATCCAGACCACCTTCCGCTACCGCAAGGGCAGCTTCGATGCGCCGGTGAAGACCATGCACCCGATCGGCAAGGTCAAGCCCGGCACCAACGGTGCTGAGTGGGGCATGCAGTTCATCTGGCCGATCCAGGCCGAGTACGTGATCGTGTACCTGGATGCGGAGTACCAGCAGACCATCGTGGGGCGCAGCAAGCGTGACTACATGTGGCTGATGGCGCGTACCCCCACCATTCCGGAGGCGGACTACAAGGCCGCGATGACCCGGCTGGCCGCGCTGGGCTACGACCTGTCGAAGGTGCGTCGCGTGCCGCAGTCGGGTACCAAACCCGAGTAAGGCGTTCCGTGCCGTGCTTCTCAGGCCGTGAGAAGGCCCCGGGCGATACTGTCGTTATCAGCCCGTTTGGTGCCGGCCCCTGGCCGGGATGCCTGCGGGGCCTGCGCGGATCGGCCGCGCATGGGCAGGCGGACGGGAGGAGTCGGGCGTGGCGGACAAGTACTGCGATCTGGTCATGAAGGGCGGCATCACCAGCGGCATCGTGTATCCCAACGCGGTGCTGTCGCTGGCACGCGAGTACCGCTTCAAGAACATCGGCGGCACCTCGGCCGGAGCGATTGCCGCTGCGGTGGCCGCCGCAGCGGCATTGGGGGATCGCCGCCGCCACGCCGGTGAGGCGGTGGAGGCACAGGTGGGGTTCCCCGGCCTGTCGGCGGTGTCGGCGCAACTGTCCACGCGCGGCTTCATCTACGGCCTCTTCCAGCCCGCGCATGGTGCGCGCACCGCTTACCGCCTGCTGGTCATGCTCACCGGCAAATCCAGCCTGCCGCGCAAGATCGCCTGCCTGCTGGCCGCCGTATTCGCCATCGCGCCGCTGGAGCTGCTGGCCGCGTTGATCGGCCTGCTCGGCATCGGCTGGCTGGCCGGCGGCGTGGCCGGGGTCTGGGCGACGCTGCTGCCGTCGCTGCTGTGTGCCTATGGCGCGGGCGTGCTGGCGTCGGCGCTGCGGGTGGCGCGGGTGGGGCGGCGCAACCTGCTCGGGCTGTGCAACGGCAGCACCCAGGCCGATGCCGCCACCCCGGCCCTGACCGACTGGCTGCATGACCGCCTGCAGGCGCTGTCGGGCAAGCCGCCGGGCCAGCCGCTTACCTTCGGCGACCTGCACCAGGCCCCCCGCTACGCCGGCGAGCCGGCCGACGCGCAGG
This genomic interval carries:
- a CDS encoding DUF1295 domain-containing protein, giving the protein MKLLWWVWLYAALIMSWGWWWQRRHQNIGVVDVLWAKGVGASALLLAVLGSGAPAPRIALAVLGGLWGSRLALHLWHRVRSEPEDGRYQHLRAHWNGHQGKIFGFFQFQAGLIVLFALPFVAVAHNPQPDDLRWILAAIAVWLLSVGGEALADRQLARFRADPSNKGKTCRDGLWRYSRHPNYFFEWLHWFTYVLLAVHSPLWWLAWSGPVVMYVFLRWVSGIPFTEAQALRSRGEDYRDYQRTTPMLFPWFPSRSSNTRKEPSP
- a CDS encoding DUF2878 domain-containing protein, giving the protein MVRFWANVIGNQLVWLCAVVGAGHGLRWPALLAAGVYVASQLALSPHPGVELRLLGVALLCGLLVDGVAGGSGWVHYAAGNGPAWVAPVWILALWAAFAMTLPVSFAVLQKHLRIAALVGLLLAPLAYLSAARGWSAVVFAAPRWQGVLLLGLGWSLALPVLAACARHWQRTSPPLSDTAGEHA
- a CDS encoding cyclopropane-fatty-acyl-phospholipid synthase family protein — its product is MNVASDYLPAPDHAPGLTGLAERGLLPDALLRLGIRRQCEARLREELAGGQQAQSQRFAARIAELSHSAVALHVDAANRQHYEVPAGFFELCLGKRLKYSSCYYPTGTETLDQAEEAMLALYGQRAQLADGQDILELGCGWGSLTLWMAEHYPNARITAVSNSNSQREHIQAQCRLRGLNNVTVLTRDANTLVLDAAAFDRCVSIEMFEHMRNYQQLLQRIHGWLRPQGKLFVHIFVHRTLMYPFETEGDDNWMGRHFFTGGLMPAADTLLCFQQHLHLQQRWLLDGTHYQRTANHWLANQDQHRDAVLEIMRQCYGAPSAALWAQRWRMFWMACAELFGYQDGQQWQVAHYLFDRP
- a CDS encoding lipocalin family protein; translation: MSYRALAPLLLASLMLGCSGNTRPIPPVAHVDVPRFMGDWYVIAHIPSRPEREAFDAVESYALRPDGRIQTTFRYRKGSFDAPVKTMHPIGKVKPGTNGAEWGMQFIWPIQAEYVIVYLDAEYQQTIVGRSKRDYMWLMARTPTIPEADYKAAMTRLAALGYDLSKVRRVPQSGTKPE